The Macrobrachium rosenbergii isolate ZJJX-2024 chromosome 12, ASM4041242v1, whole genome shotgun sequence region ttctttcaggaagaactgaagaggtctgaggtgaagccttcccagagaaacgaactgttccagcgaggaaatggtccccagcagactcatccattccctcgccgaacaactgtctttctctagaaagtctgtcacctttttgaaggcagcgttcccttctttccagggagggaacGCTCGAAAAAcccgagaatccatccgaatccccaggtagacaatttcctgctgaggaatcatctgagacttctcgaggtttacaaGAAGTCCTAGTGATTGGACCAGGTTTAAAgtccgagaaaggtcctccagacaacggttcttcgaactggaccgaattagccagtcgtcgagatacaaggaaatcctcaccccctccaagtgcaaccagtgagctacattcctgagaatggtcgtgaacacttggggagctgtggagagtccgaagcacagagccctgaactgaaaggttctgccgtctaccatgaaccttaggaacttcctggaggagggatggatgggaacgtggaagtaagcatcctgaaggtccagggataccatccaatctccttgccgaagagacgacagaactgaagacgtcgtctccatagagaaTTTCTTCTTTACGACGAAAGAGTTCAGGGAGCTCacgtccaagaccggtctccaccctcccgaggattttggcacaagaaaaagacggttgtaaaatcccggggagtgaagatcttgcaccggttctatggcagacttttctagcatttgttcgacggctagaagaagggcttgcctccgcacaggatccttgtatctcgccgataactccctcggagttgatgtcaagggaggtttcgaaaagaagggaatgaggtaccccttcctcaaaacagagagggaccaATCGTCCGcccccttctgtgcccaggcttcggcgaacttgagaagtctggcacctactggagtctggaggacttgattttcacttggacttcctggaagggagtcctgaaggcctggatcttctctcaggtctacgcctcctaatagacctggatccacgaaagggctcctgaaaggggggcTTATCCTTCTTAACAATAGGAGcagcaggtctcatcctcttCGACGACTGAGCCAGCAGGTCCTGAGAAGCCTTCtcagacaaagaacgagagacttccttcacagtctcttgtgggaaaagatggctagatagaggagcgtacaagagggaagacctctgggaaggagagaccgatttggagaggaaagcactgaatactgccctcttcttaagcaggccagtgccgaacagggcagcgatctccatcgagccgtccttcacagctttgtccaggcaagacaacacactgctgaggtcctccatactgactgaatcctcctcaagacttctcttggctaaggccccaagagaccagtccatgaagttgaacacttccagcacacggaaaaggcccttgaggaaatggtccagttcgcaaagtccccaagaagccttggccgaattaagggaGAGCCTTCTGGAAGAATCCACCAGCGAAGAAAAGTctgagccagcagaagaggggagagctaaccccatTGGCTCcctagtctcgtaccacattcccgctcttcccgaaagcctagagggaggcaaggagaagacagtcttgcctgcatccttcttcgaagagagccactctccgaaacctttaagcgctttcttcatggagatcgtgGGGACGATCTTAACAAGAGAGGAAGATTTCGAAGCCTTGGTGCTCGAGAGCATtgaaccaggagaaggaggagaagcaggcttgagggaatctccatactcctggactagaagagctgtcaacctcttgtaatcagaaATTGTGATATCCTTAGGGGATTCGTCCTCcgataacgcctccaggccagaaggaggaggagaacgtctagAAGTAGAGGGGCATTTgtcagaagaagagcgcctagaaggagaggagcctttgtccactggagaacgatgatccggagagaagcgcctacaagctgactggcgcctgacagaagcagcagctcgaactgaagaggagcccttgctgggagaggggccTAACAGACGAAAaggaggctggagaggaacttctacgaggcgaacgagcagggcgttTGACTGTggagaaagtatctccaacaggagaagaccgacgacgaCGATGGCGCGAGCGCCTGGGTGGAGAGGCGCTATTCGGAGACGAAGAGCGCCGAGGAGAgaagcgcctaccaggagaggagcgcctaccaggagaagagcgcctaacaggagagtagcgcctacaaggagaggagcgcctggacagagaggagcgcctgcaaggagaggagcgcctaccaggagaggagagcctggaaggagaggagcgcctggtgctggaggggcgcttaacaggagaagaacgcttCACAAAAGACGACTTGCTAGGAGAAGAAagtctcttggaggacttgatcggaagagaggcatccttccgacgagaggagctctttgataaagagccagcaagagcagcgagttgagcctggaggcctaccaggatctgcttggtggactcctgaacaccagaagaagaggaggaagatctacGAGTTCTCTTCTTCGAAACAGGAGAGCCttcagggaagcgctcagggctagagtccaaggcgtctcctctaggagccttccaagtcctcttcaaaggacgcgattcctcagccgaactccaaccacgtttaggagacgaagaagcagaagaagagaaacacttctttaagatcccttttctctggcgatctaaggcagcctgggacgcgacaacaggcgctgccgaaggggacgcctgaccgttggggagcgctcttcatcccccttgcggctgtcgacattcctcctccactgggtctgggagtttggaagaggtctaggcctaggagcgatgcggagccggtcagacgccccctccactacactggggacactacacaaatcactatcacttctcactttcttttcctccatagctcgcatctgcaactgcatcttgcggatcgtagccttcatagcagccatctccgacgacgaatccacaggttcgacgaagggtgaaggagctgaaacaactggagtgacaggagaatctggaagagtgttaggatCTAAGtctacctccttggaaagagacctactagcgcttctagaagaagccttcctaactctgtccttctccaacttgcgtacataagagtttaacgccttccattccagttcagtgagattctcacattcaacacacgtgttctcaaaagagcattcattctccctacacctagaacatacagaatgaggatctaccgaagctttcggtagtctcaccttacaatcagacctcacacacacacgaaacaccggtgcaacactctgatcagacattctataagaaaataccaaagccgaaatcaaaaaacagtccacaaaagcgtatgccaagccaaagatccaatacgtcaccaaaggtcagtccaaaataatcctcagcaagcgaaaaatgaaaatcaaagcagaaggaaccaacaacagatgttgccggaaccagcgacagagaaaatctgacatgaaaacgggaatggttcctattcccgccacccagcggcgggtatggtagatcacctgacctacctgtcgcgtgtgccgcgaaatttgaatttctgtcgggaacgtcggagactatagctaagtatatatctgacgggtaagttgcatgtacaaaatgcCATGATTTTCATACCAAGGTGAAACATGTTGAATACTTAGTAAAATTCTATTCTTCAATAACTCCACTTCCATTCTCAAACTTCCATGTGAAATAAAGAATCAAATTTCCATGTGAAATAAAGAATCAAAGTTagaagaaatgcaaaataaattaaagaagtaAATGCCTCATCAACAGAAGTTCTTTTAAATATCACTACAGTATTAGCTCTTTTATTAGAGtactgtattactattattatattaaataattccACTGAAAGAATTAACAAGAACACTGCTCAAAGGGGTACCTGCAAGAGGGTTTGTTCTTAATATAGTACTACATCTTATTTAATAAACTGCAATTCTCTACAAATCTAATGATTGGAGAAACCAAGTACTAAACTGAAAATGGTGAAGATTCTGACAATGTTTCttcaagggatttttttttatttccctaaaaAACCCAACCCTCATTTATAATCCTATACACTGGAGACTTTTGCCTAACAGACAGTAAAACAGTAGTAACTGAACATGTTCCACCTGGATCCACAGGTTCACAGCAGTTAACTGCCCCACTGTTTTAAGCTCTGCGTTGCTGCGGACAGCTTAGCAGAATTCTTTGGACTGCTTTTCACAGCAGGGTTGCAGTGATAATCAATCACTCTGTCCTTTTTTCACCTTATCATTCTACCCTTTTTTTTAATACCCTTATTCATCTAATCACCTTACCAATTAATTAGACAATAtgtaaattactgataaaatccCCTTGGATAATGATCACTAATCTAATTATCATTGTTCTTTTGCAAGTTAGGCTCTTGCTGAGGAGAAAAGAGATAAATAACACTTCACATCCCTAATCATCCCAACACCTCCAACTAAGGATAACGAACTTTAAAATGAGGCATACAGATGATCATAAGAGTTACATGAAGTCCACCCTCATTCCAGTAATCAATGCTGATGCCacaaataacaattattttactCTGGATAGACTGTTTTCAATGCCACTAGGTAAACTAAAGAATACATTAGAAACAAGGCTTTGTAACTGTGTAGGaacaaaattactgtttttttatatacaaaaccaatctgtcattttttaatcTTCCTGATAATTTTTTAGATGAATTCACTCTGTTCTTTGCTTAGTTATGATATAACAGTAAAATCTGAAATTCTCTAGCAAGTAATAACTAAAATTCCTTTGTAATCTGACAATTTTTCTTAATCACATtaccaaataacaaaaaaaaaaaattccacattctTACCAGTTGCACTAGCTAATGCAGCTGCAAGCTGTGCTGGAGTGATTGGTTGGAACGATGAATCGCTGGCACGGCTGCCACCAGCTGAATCTCCAGACTAGAATTAGAAAACAATTACtgactgaaaacaaaaactatattcttgataaaatcatttttacaatCAAGAGGGTCCTGAATGTGATATATTTTAATGATGTCATGGACTTTCACCTTTATGAACTGCACAGATTTAACATAGTCTCTTTGTGAAAAAAATGACTAGGCTTGgcaaaattccattttttcttaacaaattGATTCGTATATgcaattgtataaaaaaaaattaatttttcagtaaattccttttacttttagAGCCCATTTTGTTAGTCACAACTGTCCCAGACAAAAATTCTCCATACAAGACACAAAATGAAGACTATTGTCCTATAGGAGGAGTTCTTCAGGGCAAGATGTTTCTACTTGACAGCTTACTAGGTATCCTTCTCTAATGCAAAGATTAAGATACTGCTGTCTCCTATGTCTTGGTGACTGAAAATGGGAAGTAAGTCTCAGGCAGTACAATACCAAAGGTCTCCAGAGTGGGCAATATAGCTGGGGAGTCTGTTTGacccataataatattaatcttgGATTCCTGAAAGATGCATCAGTTGCGACAAAGTCAGACAAACTTGAAAGACTTCTGCCCAAAGATGACAAAATCTGAAAACTCTCCTTGGCCAAAGCTCTCATTCTCACTAACAATGGCCAACATGTTGATTATAATGCATAACAAAAGAAATCCAAGACTTTCCCTCTGAAGAAACAATTTTCCCGGGCTTGGCGATCTTTTTCTAGTGGTCTCTCCAGAAAGAGGGGTGGTGGTAGTCCAAAGCCCATTCCTGCCAGCTGGCTATTATAAGATGTTCCCACACGTGATTTTTCAGGATATTTCCCTCTAACAAAAGAAGATAACAGAGGTGTCTCTCCTAATTTGATTAAAGGGCCTTTCCCCTTCTCTATGTAACATCTGCTGGTGCCTCTGTTTCTAGCtccactttatcttttttttattctaagggGAATTTGTGCAGACACAAACAGGCTATGTTATATTACAGTAATTGATTCCtaatgaaaaaattagttttgtttttaaaattacaaattttgaacGATGttctttattctaaataaaaaaatgtctggtgaatagcattttttaaaattctgagaCAGAATTTGGTGCTAGTATACATCTAAACCATTGAATACTGTACACGTCTGTAAGGTAACTTTTCCTATTCTTGGATAATCATATTTAGTAAGCACAACATTAATAATATACATCTTTTTAGGTTGTAAGATGGTAGAATAATTTATAGTAATTGCTTCTACCATTATAGGATTGACTGATTGGTCTATATTAACCTGGCATTACAACATCAACGGTTACCAATGCCATTGCTTCTGTTTGAACCATCTGTATGGCTCTGATAGTCCACAAGGTATATCTTCTGCTGGTCTTTACTAAGGAATTTACACTCTGTTTCAAAACTGTATGCAATGTCGTGCagtatgttttgaaaaaaaaaaaaatattacccgtATGTTCCATATACACTATGAAAATGGAGTATGGTCAAGAGAACACTTTCCTTGTTCCTCTGTTTTTAATGAacgggaaaaggggaaaaatatttcagaaaaacgGGATGGCTTGAAAGCTTTACCAATTCCGCTGGGGCAATTacaaaataatcatcaaataCTGGCAGAGTAACTGCAAAAACCTGTCTCAGACTGAATCTAGCTGCTGTTCTTGGACACCACCGCACTTGCATACAACAGTTGGTAATTATAACATTTCACTATACAATAAGCGTCTGGCACAAGTATGCCTTACAGTTTCACTCTGACcacaaaattatttacagtatcaAAACCAAGAATCCATTAGAGTATGTGGCCCCCAACTTTTCCATCAGCAGATTACCTGCTAACTGATtcttgtataattatacatatctataaacaCAGACAAAGATTTACCTGTTCTGCTTCCATTTCTTCGTCGTCTGAAAAGGCGTCTAGAGAATAGGAGACGTGATGCGATCTACGTGGGGAAGTGGTGATCTCACTAGCTAGCAGATTTGCAACATGCTGAGCAACTCTGCCAACTGCTGGATTGTCCTCAACAACTCTGTAATTGAACTGAAGTTACAGTACGAGGACTAGTTGGAATTAAGTTCTTGGAACTCTAAGACTTTAAACAAATCGTTCATGTCCCGTAATTACAAACCTCTCTTATCTACTTACACCTCAACAAAAAATGAAGTACTATATGGATGTTTGAACTAAAAAAAGCAACAGTTAGCAATGAGGGGAAACCTTAACCACCTTATCTATCAAAGCTTTCACTCTGAAAAGACTGAAGCCAAGATGATGTCTGTTGTGCATAAAAACTACAAGATTATTACTTTGTCCAGGTGTACTATCACCAAGATGCATGGTACCAGAGGTTCCTGCTGCTGTTGCTTGATAGTAATAATGTAACACCTCTTTTTTCAAACAGTATTGTCACCATTCCATTAAATGCACATTATCACACAGACCTAATGCAAACAAAAATTCTGGAACAGCTGGATCTACaagattacatttttcattatcagctgGATCTACATGATTTCGTTTTCCATTATCAGCTGGATCTACATGattatgtttttcattatcagCTGGATCTACATGATTACATTTTCCATTATCAGCTGGATCTACATGATTACGTTTTTCACTATCAGCTGGATCTACATGATTACGTTTTCCATTATCGGCTGGATCTACATGATTATGTTTTTCATTATCGGCTGGATCTATATGattatgtttttcattatcagCTGGATCTACATGATTACGTTTTCCATTATCAGCTGGATCTACATGATTACGTTTTTCATTATCAGCTGGATCTAGATGATTACGTTTTTCATTATCAGCTGGATCTACATGTTTACGTTTTTCATTATCAGCTGGATCTACATGATTACGTTTTTCATTATCAGCTGGATCTACATGATTGCATTTTCCATTATCAGCTGGATCTACATGATTACGTTTTTCATTATCATACATGATTACGTTTTCCATTATCAGCTGGATCTACATGATTACGTTTTTCATTATGAGCTGGATCTACATGATTACGTTTTTCATTATCAGCTGGATCTACATGATTACGTTTTTCATTATCAGCTGGATCTACACGATTACGTTTTTCATTATCAGCTGGATCTACatgattacatttttcattatcagctgGATCTACATGATTACATTTTCCATTATCAGCTGGATCTACATGATTACGTTTTCCATTATCAGCTGGATCTACATGATTACGTTTTTCATTATCAGCTGGATCTACATGATTACGTTTTTCATTATCAGCTGGATCTACATGATTACGTTTTCCACCATTTAGGTGATACACCCTTGAAATTTGGTGTTCTTCAGGACATTTATGCCTGATGACTATTCTATATTACATAAAGAGTACTGTCAGGATTAGGTATTGGCCTTTTGATCAAATATTAGTAATTTAATTTGTAGTTATATAAAGTGCTCTACCTGGTAATTCCTCTATATTGACAAGAAGCATCTTATGTTTCCCTATACTGTAATCTGTATGTTACCCAATGCAGTAATCATTGCTGAACATTTACTTACCTGCTCAGATTATCAGGATTAGTTAAACCCATAAAAAGCTCTGTGTCTTGTAACATTGCAAGGGCTGTTGGATAGTACTGAGCAATTGGGCAAGAAGAAAGAACCTTTTCTACCATCTCTGGCCCACGTAGTTTCTGTAAGAAACATAGCCTAAAATAAGCAGAAAATATAGAGAACAATCTATTTGatgccaaaacacacacacacacaaaccataaTTTTTTACGCTTAGAATATCTAGCTTCCATAGGGGAAGGGATATATTCACAACCATATCGTATCTGATGAGTATTGCCTTCTAACCAACTGCCTCAGAGGAGACCTCCATTGACTACAATAAAGTACCTATGGGTAAAACaaactgtatatgatatataaaccAAATTCCCTTGGCATCGTCTATCATAAAATTCCCTGCAAAGCTCGTCTGTCTTATAATGTTTTTCCTCCATGTACTAGAGACTAGATCATCCCTATTAGACTATGGATGTAGAAAGCTGgcaagatatgatatatatacgtgGCTGGGTAGGCCAAGCTGTCTGTGAAACTTAAAGTTTCAAACCATTATTGGTCCTACGTCAACATCTACAcgattcattttttccttgactATTTTATCACTTCTATAATTTAAAATTGACTGATGTTTGGTATTCTTCAACCAGACAAACAAGTCAAACTGGTtgttctcaaaaagaaaaaaaaatctatttcattcaaCAAACTACACATCTTTCAAATATACTGACTGGATAAACTGAAAACAATGAAGAttcttgaaaaaacttttttttctgattggtttccaaaacttgacactCATAAAAACTATGTTTAACTTAGTGCCCACCCGCATTCTTTGTAGGGAGGTGGTCATGCAGATCATTCATTGCATATCCATAGGGCAAACAAGTACAGTACTACTCAACTAAAGGTAGGATAAGATTACTGTACTTCAATGGTACTGATTTAGGTACAAATAATGCCACCATCCAGTGACAGATTTGATCTGTTTCAATTTGTAGTTGCTAGATTTATTATTCCATAGGGTCTACTAAGGCAGGTTATACAGATGTTAAACAATCACTGACATGAGTGGCTTTTGGTTATTTATCTGAAGCATTACTTTCCTTAATGCCACCAAGATTTAGACATGTTTCATatgatttttgtaaagaaatgttcatttgttttccaaTAGAATTTTTGGCACAATAATTTTGAAGGGACTGACAGTTGTAAATTCTATGTACAGTTGTACTCTACTCTCAAGACCACTCATCAATCAACTTTATGATGTATTTACCTGaatcaaagaatgaaaatttgAGCTGGCTGCTACATTTCTCAAAGAAACAAGGAGTGTCTGTACTTCTGGAAGTCTCAAGGGAACAGCCACTGGCACGGAGTCCTCTGCAAAAAGgcaagtgataataataacaacaactaacaagaaaaataaaattttctattataaaatgACTCTGAAAGAATCCATAGCTTGTTTCCAGATATAATGGAGTCCTATATTATTTCCCgtttctgaataattataattatgcgGAAATAACATGCGTAGGCAGTTACTATCAATATTAGTGTCCTATAAGCCCACAGGCTACTAAACTATCTTTACCATATAAAAGTTGGAAAGcattctccatatatatactctctaccctccctctccctcacccCCTTTTAGAGTTTCTTGGCAATCCCCTTTATCACCAGTGTTCATTAGGCTACACTTCTTTTAAGCCACCATTAATGCCTAAGTCACTCTGTTTCCCATCTACCTCCTCTCTAGGTGCTGCTTGTTCCAGCCCACCTTTTACTTTTTGACATTATTCAGCCTAAGACCCACAATCTTAACTAAGGTAATTTAGCCCTTTTTGTGTACTGTCTTATATTAAGTAAATCTTAAAACACCTTTATAATGACTACATTAATAGGAAGGATAATAAATgatactttacaaaaaaataatatacaactGTAACTCTACCTTTTTTAGGAAGACAATGGATCATTGCACCAGATGTAATACCAGCTTCTTCTAAAATTTCAGATCCATTAAGAATCACACCACAGTGAACCAATActggaaagaaacagaaaattgtGAAACGTCATTTATTCTTACCTTCCTTTCAGGTTGTTAATATTTCTacactaatttgtaataaacccCAAAAATACTTATGATATAGCACTGATCACAAGTTAACTTGGAAATAtaatcatcaacaaaaattatgcactacatattaaaaaccaactaaTGAAAAATTCAGGATACAAACAGCTGTCCCTAATGTAACTCGTTTGTAAGAAGGATAGTGACTGTACCATACTATTCACCTTTTCATGTTATAATGTAGGTAATACCGTattgtacttcaaacattaatgcactttggacttgaaaatattttcccgTGTTTTAATGTATGCTCTAAACGtttcagacatacatacatttctttagCACGACTtaaccaaccacacctaacctaacctaactatcAAAGGCATTAAGgtccttgtattttactagtttCATGTTTTCCCCCAACCTGCTTTCCCACTttggtcccctaaattgtaggataCAAGGGTGGGGTCTACTatctctaaaaatattttgtgaatgcaACGAATATCAGAAATGTTTAAAACACACattaaaatataggaaaattacattttatacacAATTTATGTAGTACTGCATTTCCTACCTTTCTGACTAGCCTAATGCATTGCATTCACTTTTGGTTTTCCAGTAAAACTACAGGGTAACTCCACACAGACTGCCATGTTGATATGGAATGGTTCCATgcatgtgcaagtcattagggatCTATATGTTCAACATGGGATtagctaaggaaacctattataaaaggaactatactaacttaatgtaccttaacctaacctaacctaacctagcaggccgtgttacttagccagggggCTCCGGCCCCCAGcgaaggaaaccactttttaccaaaacctcccccataacactgtgcatgtgcaacagcattccaggatggccagcatacaaaaacatatcagttctgatgttaattaaaGATTAATTATAGTTGACcaccaaaaataatgttaattgttaataaacaaccaaaatgctacaggaaaactcaatttccaaggtaatacccgatgCGGAGCAACCCCATAGTTCTACCAATTTTCCTCCAACCCAAAACCTTCCTCCCACTAGAGTCCCACACGACTTGGTTAGGGAGTCAGTTGAGAACAATGGACACCGGTTCTGTG contains the following coding sequences:
- the LOC136843900 gene encoding ubiquitin-like protein 7 isoform X2, which produces MATLYLGLRINSKSLETVTLNNVNLRDTVDSLRREAAMKSKTVADNILLVHCGVILNGSEILEEAGITSGAMIHCLPKKEDSVPVAVPLRLPEVQTLLVSLRNVAASSNFHSLIQKLRGPEMVEKVLSSCPIAQYYPTALAMLQDTELFMGLTNPDNLSRVVEDNPAVGRVAQHVANLLASEITTSPRRSHHVSYSLDAFSDDEEMEAEQSGDSAGGSRASDSSFQPITPAQLAAALASATAGSGPITHEMFSNALQNALAASATRASGPSSSSSSSGAPASIQIPNLDESLQLMREMGIPDEELSRQALQATNGDVQAAVNLIFAQWMADD
- the LOC136843900 gene encoding ubiquitin-like protein 7 isoform X1 — protein: MATLYLGLRINSKSLETVTLNNVNLRDTVDSLRREAAMKSKTVADNILLVHCGVILNGSEILEEAGITSGAMIHCLPKKEDSVPVAVPLRLPEVQTLLVSLRNVAASSNFHSLIQKLRGPEMVEKVLSSCPIAQYYPTALAMLQDTELFMGLTNPDNLSRVVEDNPAVGRVAQHVANLLASEITTSPRRSHHVSYSLDAFSDDEEMEAEQSGDSAGGSRASDSSFQPITPAQLAAALASATGSNGGSNGSSNRFPSSAPRSIPTTPSAVTTTPFNTPAPSSGTLAGSGPITHEMFSNALQNALAASATRASGPSSSSSSSGAPASIQIPNLDESLQLMREMGIPDEELSRQALQATNGDVQAAVNLIFAQWMADD